The genome window CCTCGCGCTCGGCGTAGGCGTCGGCAACAGCGGCCTGCATGGTCGTGCTGATCACCTGCTCGAGCCCCTCGTTCGTGTAGCGCGTCGTGCAGCCAGGGGCCAGCGACAACGACATCAGCCGCCCGTGGTGGTTGACCGACAGCTGGACATCTCCGTCAGCGCTTTCCATGTGGACGTCGATGCTGGCCCATTTCTTGCGGAGATCCCGCAGGGTCTGCTGAACCCGTTCGATCGTCGCGACGTTGCGGGCGACCAATGCGGCCTCGGCGGCGTAGCGGGTCGAGCGTGCACCGTTCGCCGCTGCCGCCGGCTGCTCGGCCGATTCCTGCGGTGCGGTCATTTCGCATCCCCTTCACTGTCGGGTGGCATCGTGACGCGACGCCGCGGACGGCCGGGCGCAGCTTGGTCACCAGGACCTGCTTTGCTTGCCGCTGCGTTGTCGACGCTGACGGTTTGGCGGCGCTCGACCTCACCTTTGACCGGTTCTCCGTTCGGAATGGAGGGCAGGACCACCTTCTTGTCCGGGGGCGGCTTGGCCCGGTCACCGCCAGCGGCGCCGCCAGCGCCCATGCCGCCCATTGGGGGCATCATCCCCATGCCGCCCACTCCGGCCCCCGCCGGTGCGGCAGCTCCTGCCGGGTTCACCGCTCCGCTGCTCGCCGGCAGCGCCGGTCCTCCGCCCGAAGGCGCCGACGCCGCGCCAAGGGCACCGGCGCCTGGAGGTAAGGAGGTGTCGAGTCCGGCCGGCTCCATGCCACCGCCGCCACCGCCACCGCCACCGCTGCCCAGTCCGCCGCCGAAGTCGGACAGACCCGCGTCGTCGAGCGGGCTGTCGTCGAGCCCGAGGTCCGGCTCCTGCTGCAGGCTTGACGCCGCGCCCTGCATCACCTGCTGAGCGGCCCCCATGAGCTGCTGCGGAACGCTGGTCACCGCGCCCATGGCGCCACCGAGGGCGCCGGCCAGCATCGAGGGAACCATCGCGGCCATCGGCAGCATCTGCTGCAGTGGGTCGCCGCCCATCGGGGAGGCGGCCTGCTCTCCGGCGAGCGGGTCCGCGGCGGGATCAGCCATCGGGTCCGTCAACGGATCACCACCGGCGTCGCCGGTCGTGGTGGGGTCACTCGACCCGCCCGCACCCTGTTTGGCGTCGCTGTCACCCGGCTTGCGCTCCCCCGGCTGCTCCGATCCACCGGCAGCATCATTGGAGCCGTCCTGCACGATGTCGGTGACCGGCGGTGGCGGCGGTGGGGCCTGAGGCAGCTCGCCCAGGTGATAGGACACTCCGGTCGCCGTTGCCTTGGTGTCGAGTTGTTGCAGGTGTTGGCCGTACCGCGCGAACTGGTCGGCGCCCATCAGGCCGCCGGTCTGCATCATCAACATCTGCGCACGCGTCATGGACTCCCGCGTATTGGTGAATTGTTGAGTGCGCGGGGTTTCCTGCTGGGTCTGATCGAAGCGGCCACCGTGG of Mycolicibacterium madagascariense contains these proteins:
- a CDS encoding YbaB/EbfC family nucleoid-associated protein, with the protein product MTAPQESAEQPAAAANGARSTRYAAEAALVARNVATIERVQQTLRDLRKKWASIDVHMESADGDVQLSVNHHGRLMSLSLAPGCTTRYTNEGLEQVISTTMQAAVADAYAEREVIEQHAEEAAREAAKLLDNLQ